The DNA sequence TTATACGCATAAACGAATTACACGTGACTTCCTGGCGTGCTGACCTCGGGAGCCGGGGACACGGTCACCACCCGGGAGTTGGTCCTCACGTGGGTAACGGCTTTTCTCTCGGGCACGTCTTCACAACTGCAGCATCGtttacatctacacctacaagAAGTACGTATTTCAGTAAACAATAATCAATGTGTTTGCCAAGTAAACAAATCTGATACAAAAGCGTTACGAGCGAGAAACTACACTTTCTTCATGCTGGCGCTCCGTATCCATGTTGGCGTTCTATGTCAGATCTGACTCTATACTGACGCGCTCTATTGATACTCAACATGTTCACAGAGTGGACATACCGATACGCTACATATGTGCTGACTCTTTATCTAAGGTTCTAGGCTATTACTCTGTGCTGACGTTCTAAGCTATTACTCTATGCTATGCTTTAAGCCATTACGAAATGCTAACATTCTAAGCTGTATGTCTATGCTGACGTTCTAAGCTGTTACTCTATGCTGACGTTTTGAGCTCTTAACTCTATGCTGACGTTCTAAGCTGTTACTCTATGCTGACGTTTTGAGCTGTTAACTCTATGCAGACGTTCAAAGCTGTTACTCTATGCTCACATGGAACAGATGGCAGCGACGATGAGGGCACAGACCAGGAGGAGTATCATCCCCACCACCACGCACACCAGGATGATAGACCACTCCGGCATCGTGAACGGCGTGTCTGGAATGATGGCACCAACCATTCATTATCAATCAACTAGAAGACTTTTAAACAATGTGCCAGAGTGCCAATAGACAGATGCCCGTCttggcagcttccactgtacataccgatgaaagataatgaacagttttttgagttctgctccagaaactaaatgattacggacggacaggcggacggacggacggacagacagacggacgaGGCGACGGCTACATCTGACTCCcgcccccgcattacatgccagagAGGTGAAAATGTACACTCACGAATAAAAGATTTTCAGGATACATTTTAGACGTTCAATGAACTACCGAACGTTTGAAGTGTCGCAGAAGgaagtggaagtcgcggtggctgagcaggctaggcggctgactttgtgtgctggcgattaggtgcctgactctgagggtgcgggttcgaatcccggatgggactcaaccgaaaaaaaaaaagtactagaatttgtactttactaagaaagtgaaatcccaaatatgacatatgttgcatttgaccactttctaaatggcatcgtgtaatcatatggTGGTCTGTTGTGCAAATCCCGTTTGATGTTTCAAGAAGATCACGGAATCACATCTTCCCTTCCCAACCAGAGTAAACTGTTCCTCAATATGCTGATGAACATGTAGGCATGACAGCTGACGGGATAGCGGCGATTTTGGATGATCCCAGGCCCATTTAGAGAAGACAGAGAGTGTGCTGGCGTATTGCTCAAGATAGGAACGTTATGGATTTGAACTTCACATTGCAGCCACAATGACGTGTATTCTCGTCTGTGATTATCACACCAGAACGATTCTCACCTGCTTACGTGGCGTTATGATTACCATGAGAGAATGATCAGTTGATTATACGATAATGCTGAGATTGATTCTCGTCTGTGAAGTTACTGTTACTATTATCATGACAGAATGATTCTCACAGTCTTCAGTTCTGATCATGAGAGAATACTTTTCTCGACAGTGTAAGCGACGTCACCATTATCAGGTGATAAATATAGTCACTGTTTTAGCCAACGTTTTGATCAAGAGAGAACGTTTTTCTCGCATGTGTAAGTGACGTTACCATTATCAGGAGAATATGATTCTCATCTCTTTAGATGAGAGAATTCATCCGTGGTGGGCGTTATGACTCTATCGTGATGAGCACGGGCATATTTCCCCCTGTTTAGCCGAGTTTCTCTATTGCTATAGAATAACTGTCACAATAATGTTGCACAATTATCAGACACGTACCTGTGTAGTTGACGTGTTGGTTGACAGTGTCCGACATGTCGACGGGGGCGCACGTGGGTTCGTTACCCACCCAGGTGCCGCTTGACCCACAGGTCTGCGACGGGACCCCTGTCATTGTGAACCCACTATAACACCGGTACGTCACAAGATCTCCCTCGGCATAAGGCGATGACGTCACGATATAGGCGTTCGGGACGCCAAGGGGTTCAGGACAGTTGGTAAGAGTCGTCGTTGACGTTACTGTGGTTGTCGTGGCCGTTGTTGTCGCCGACTGGCTGATGTCGACTACAAGATAAACATGCCTTTATCTATTCATTGCAGTGAGTCGGGCTGTGTATTGCTTGGAAGTTTCTAAAATTATTAGAAACTTGGGTCTGTATTATGAAACAAAGTCCAATATACTTCCTTTGGCAGTTTTGTAGCTCGAAGACTAAACAAATGACATAATGTTACTGTGAGGGTGTGCCAGCAGCTTGGGCGTTGTGCTTTGCCGCGTCTGATTTCTTGTTCTCCTTTATGTTTCACCGACAACGAGCTGACACTTTCGAAGTGCCCTAACGATGGCAAAAACATCGCCGTAATCTCAGCTGTCCCCTCACTGCTTCAACATTTCAGCTGATATTTactgtattgtaattcatattGTTGAATGATTGTCCGGGCGTACCTGAAGTCTGAATATGCAGGAGCATCTCTCTGGAAATTGTATTTTTCGGCAAGTTACCACACCACGTAGAATATAAGAGGCAGCCAATAACACAATAAACTATCTAGTACACGGATTCATTTAGAATAAACATAGAAATAAAAAGAGAATAGAATATTGTTTGATGCACGACCTCTCAAACAGAGCTCTTAACCTTAAATCTAATT is a window from the Haliotis asinina isolate JCU_RB_2024 chromosome 9, JCU_Hal_asi_v2, whole genome shotgun sequence genome containing:
- the LOC137296558 gene encoding uncharacterized protein; the protein is MALKNIAIIVSMLNIKVDISQSATTTATTTTVTSTTTLTNCPEPLGVPNAYIVTSSPYAEGDLVTYRCYSGFTMTGVPSQTCGSSGTWVGNEPTCAPVDMSDTVNQHVNYTDTPFTMPEWSIILVCVVVGMILLLVCALIVAAICSMCRCKRCCSCEDVPERKAVTHVRTNSRVVTVSPAPEVTHEKPRLASIVQKVMENRSAKEVKTWMPHSNPVRPINTSTK